TCGTCGCCGGCCGGGGCACCGACGCCGAGCTTGCACGCACCGACCAGTGGCTGAGGGAGGCCCCTCCCGTCCCCGACCGGCCACCTCGCGGCAGTTCGCCGAGTGGTCCGGGCGGGGCCTGGACGACGACAGGGGCGCATTCTCCCTCATCGAGGAAGAGCTTGTCGAGGTCGCCCTCGACGGGAGGCCAGCCCGTCTCCTCGAGCGCGACCTGAGGGCCCTCTCCTCGCCGCCCGAACCCAGCGGCGTCCGGCTCCTGCCCGCGCAGGACCCTTTCCTGCAGCAGCGCGACCGGGCGACGCTACTGCCAGAGCAGGCCACACGGCGGAGGCTGTGGCAGCCGGTCCGCGGGCCGTGCTCGTGGACGGGAAGATCAGCGGGCACGTGGCGAGCCCGGACCGCACGCGCCGGGCTCGAGGCGACCGTCGAGCCCTTCGGCCGCCCGTCGCGAGCCGTGAGGGAGGAGATCGAGGCCGAAGCGGAACACCTCGCTGCCTTTCGGGGTCGCGAGACGGTGAGCATCAGGTACGCCGGGTAGCGCACCGGTCTGCCGCAGGCGCTTGGATCGGTCGTGCGGACCTAACCGCCGAAGAGGCGGGACCAGAAGGAGCGGTTTTTGAGGACCTTTATCTCGGCTT
The Rubrobacter xylanophilus genome window above contains:
- a CDS encoding DNA glycosylase AlkZ-like family protein, with the translated sequence MAEGGPSRPRPATSRQFAEWSGRGLDDDRGAFSLIEEELVEVALDGRPARLLERDLRALSSPPEPSGVRLLPAQDPFLQQRDRATLLPEQATRRRLWQPVRGPCSWTGRSAGTWRARTARAGLEATVEPFGRPSRAVREEIEAEAEHLAAFRGRETVSIRYAG